In the Prosthecobacter dejongeii genome, one interval contains:
- a CDS encoding aldehyde dehydrogenase family protein translates to MSSVPHLPALRKGRPYESLDKVPVKDHKTGEVCAEVSQVNAGIVRKDLGKIGEARKALKKFTVAQLIEITAKAGDLFLNGTLPLGDKGHTQSPEEYIATLSRTSGLPHIMVKRNMAKLHYALTHMDVILNGLSRGLDMTVIDQGFGTQSGCPVAYFPTTDALGLVMPSNSPAVNSLWLPAIALKIPVVIKPGREEPWTPFRLIQAFIAAGAPAEAFGFYPTDHEGSGEVVKLSGRNLVFGDVAMAKMYEGNPRVQVHGPGWSKIIIGEDKIENWKEYIDVIVSSISDNGGRSCINASAVIVPKYGKEIADAIAQRLGPVEPLPADDENARLSGFANTKMADYIDGVIDSDLADKPGAEDVTAKYRNGPRKVEFQGGTFLRPTIIHCNSWDHPLANREFLCPYASVVEVKQSEVLSKIGYSLIVTAITEDPEFTDQLLECPTIDRLNLGPISTMKISWDQPHEGNMFEFLYKRRSIDRA, encoded by the coding sequence ATGTCTTCCGTTCCCCACCTCCCCGCTCTTCGCAAAGGCCGCCCGTACGAATCTCTGGATAAAGTCCCGGTGAAAGACCACAAGACCGGCGAAGTCTGTGCCGAAGTCAGCCAGGTGAATGCTGGCATCGTGCGCAAGGACCTGGGCAAAATCGGCGAGGCACGCAAGGCCCTGAAGAAGTTCACCGTGGCCCAGCTCATCGAGATCACGGCCAAGGCGGGCGACCTTTTCCTCAATGGCACCCTGCCCCTGGGCGACAAAGGCCACACCCAGAGCCCGGAGGAATACATCGCCACCCTATCCCGCACCAGCGGCCTACCGCACATCATGGTGAAGCGTAACATGGCCAAGCTGCATTACGCGCTCACCCACATGGATGTCATCCTCAACGGTCTCTCTCGTGGCCTGGACATGACGGTGATTGACCAGGGTTTCGGCACCCAGTCCGGCTGCCCGGTGGCCTACTTCCCCACCACCGATGCCCTCGGCCTTGTGATGCCCAGCAACTCCCCGGCGGTGAACTCCCTGTGGCTGCCCGCCATTGCCCTGAAGATCCCCGTGGTCATCAAACCCGGCCGCGAGGAGCCGTGGACCCCCTTTCGCCTCATCCAGGCCTTCATCGCCGCCGGAGCCCCCGCCGAAGCCTTTGGCTTTTACCCCACCGACCATGAAGGCAGCGGCGAAGTGGTGAAACTCAGCGGTCGCAACCTCGTCTTTGGCGATGTCGCCATGGCCAAGATGTACGAAGGCAACCCCCGCGTGCAGGTCCACGGACCCGGCTGGAGCAAGATCATCATCGGCGAAGACAAAATCGAAAACTGGAAGGAATACATCGACGTCATCGTCAGCTCCATCAGCGACAACGGTGGCCGTTCCTGCATCAATGCCTCCGCCGTCATCGTGCCGAAATACGGCAAGGAAATCGCCGACGCCATCGCCCAGCGTCTCGGCCCTGTGGAGCCCCTGCCTGCCGACGATGAAAACGCCCGCCTGTCCGGCTTCGCGAATACCAAGATGGCCGACTACATTGACGGCGTGATCGACTCCGACCTCGCCGACAAGCCCGGTGCCGAAGACGTGACAGCGAAGTACCGCAACGGACCCCGCAAGGTGGAGTTCCAGGGCGGCACCTTCCTGCGCCCCACCATCATCCATTGCAATAGCTGGGATCATCCGCTGGCCAACCGCGAATTCCTTTGCCCCTACGCCAGCGTGGTCGAGGTAAAGCAGTCCGAAGTCCTCAGCAAAATTGGTTATTCCCTCATCGTCACCGCGATCACCGAAGACCCCGAATTCACCGATCAGCTCCTTGAGTGCCCCACCATTGACCGCCTGAACCTCGGCCCCATCAGCACCATGAAAATCAGCTGGGACCAGCCCCATGAAGGAAACATGTTCGAGTTCCTCTACAAGCGCCGCTCCATTGACCGGGCTTGA
- a CDS encoding glucose-6-phosphate isomerase, with translation MSTTSSHWDRFQKFFVRYPQIGFSIDISRMAFEEGLFDSQAPSIEKAYVDMKALEAGAIANPDEGRMVGHYWLRNSDLAPTAELKAEIDATLDATLAFAAEVHAGKILAANGQKFTRVLIVGIGGSALGPQLVAQAITPATPPMAIDFFDNTDPDGMDRIVAQIGTEIATTLTLVISKSGGTKETRNGMLEAQAAYQAQGVDFTKHVVAVTGVGSELDKYAIAQGWLARFPMWDWVGGRTSVMSAVGTIAAALQGVDVRQFLAGAAAMDAETRTRPTRENAAMLLALMWYSAGMGKGAKDMVVLPYKDRLVLFSKYLQQLLMESLGKEHDLDGQVVNQGIAVYGNKGSTDQHAYVQQLRDGVNNFFAVFIQVSKSRDTAGFEVEPGYTSGDYLQGFLRGTRTALADKGRESITLTIQEVNAFSLGMLVGLFERAVSFYATLINVNAYHQPGVEAGKKAATDFLKQMGQVLAALPATGVGATADEIAGPLGIDAEDAWHMASHLAANGKAKALEGNTPAEDRFLAV, from the coding sequence ATGAGCACCACAAGCAGCCACTGGGATCGTTTTCAAAAGTTCTTCGTCCGTTACCCACAGATCGGTTTTTCGATTGATATCAGCCGCATGGCTTTCGAGGAGGGGTTGTTTGATTCGCAGGCGCCTTCCATTGAGAAGGCGTATGTGGACATGAAGGCGCTGGAGGCAGGTGCGATCGCGAATCCGGATGAGGGGCGCATGGTGGGGCATTACTGGCTGAGGAACTCTGACCTAGCGCCGACGGCGGAGCTGAAGGCGGAAATTGACGCGACGCTGGATGCAACGCTGGCATTCGCTGCTGAGGTACATGCGGGCAAAATTTTGGCGGCGAACGGGCAGAAGTTTACCCGGGTGCTGATCGTGGGCATCGGTGGTTCGGCCTTGGGGCCGCAGTTGGTGGCGCAGGCGATCACGCCGGCAACGCCACCGATGGCGATTGATTTTTTTGACAACACGGACCCGGACGGGATGGACCGGATCGTGGCGCAGATCGGTACGGAAATCGCGACGACGCTGACGCTGGTGATTTCGAAGTCCGGTGGGACAAAGGAGACGCGCAACGGCATGCTGGAGGCGCAGGCGGCCTATCAGGCGCAGGGGGTGGACTTCACCAAGCATGTGGTGGCGGTGACGGGTGTGGGCAGTGAGCTGGACAAGTATGCCATCGCGCAGGGCTGGCTGGCCCGTTTCCCGATGTGGGACTGGGTGGGCGGACGGACGAGTGTGATGAGTGCTGTGGGCACCATCGCGGCAGCGCTGCAGGGGGTGGATGTGCGCCAGTTCCTGGCGGGGGCGGCGGCGATGGATGCGGAGACGCGCACGCGGCCGACTCGTGAGAATGCGGCGATGCTGCTGGCCCTGATGTGGTACAGCGCGGGCATGGGCAAAGGCGCGAAGGACATGGTGGTGCTGCCTTACAAGGACAGGCTGGTGCTTTTCAGCAAGTACCTGCAGCAGCTCCTCATGGAGTCCCTGGGCAAGGAGCATGACTTGGATGGCCAAGTGGTGAACCAGGGCATCGCGGTCTATGGCAATAAGGGATCGACCGACCAGCATGCGTATGTGCAGCAATTGCGCGATGGGGTGAACAATTTCTTTGCTGTTTTTATCCAGGTTTCCAAATCGAGAGACACGGCGGGATTTGAAGTGGAGCCTGGCTATACGAGCGGGGACTACTTGCAGGGTTTCCTGCGTGGCACTCGCACGGCTCTGGCCGATAAAGGACGCGAATCCATCACGCTAACGATCCAGGAAGTGAATGCTTTTAGTCTGGGGATGCTGGTGGGCCTGTTTGAACGGGCGGTCAGTTTCTATGCGACTCTGATCAATGTGAATGCCTACCATCAGCCGGGTGTGGAGGCGGGCAAGAAGGCGGCAACGGATTTCCTCAAGCAGATGGGCCAGGTGCTGGCGGCGCTGCCTGCGACTGGCGTGGGGGCAACGGCGGATGAGATCGCGGGGCCGCTGGGCATTGATGCGGAGGATGCGTGGCACATGGCGAGCCATCTGGCTGCGAATGGCAAGGCGAAGGCCCTCGAAGGCAACACACCTGCAGAAGACCGATTCTTGGCAGTGTAA
- a CDS encoding DUF58 domain-containing protein: MRPSVLTLRLIAAWTVLGLAASIWPWLQMLWVGMGVLFILVALGDLFTLPGKHRLSVERDLPGRFALGVKATLTLTLRHSLGRSLKVLVHDGLPPAATADSLPWQIEWPSQEHLSLSYEAHFTRRGLHIFTAAHLLVHSQLGLWQRLYRVGPTSETRCYPNYEPVVRFALLATANREEQMGIVKRRRSGATLDFHQLREYQDGDVLSRVDWKATSRRQVLVSREYEEQRNQSIILVPDCGRRMRAMDGELTQFDHCLNAMLLIAYIALRQGDEVGVTGFGGSQRWLKPVKGSAAMPTLLNHLYDYETTTEPSDFIEAAERVMGLQKRRALIILLTNLRTEDTSHLARAVALLQKRHLVLVATLREAEIETRIDQPITHLHDALSYGALCHYQQQREHLLHSLRTNRIVTVDETAQNLPIALANRYLDLKAAGRI, encoded by the coding sequence ATGCGCCCCTCCGTTCTCACCCTCCGCCTTATTGCTGCCTGGACCGTGCTCGGTCTTGCCGCCTCGATTTGGCCTTGGTTGCAGATGCTGTGGGTTGGTATGGGCGTATTATTTATCTTGGTAGCGCTGGGGGATCTGTTTACCCTACCTGGCAAACATCGTCTCTCTGTGGAGAGGGACCTTCCTGGCCGCTTTGCGCTGGGCGTCAAAGCCACCCTCACCCTCACTTTGCGACATTCGCTCGGGCGGTCATTAAAGGTCCTCGTTCACGATGGTTTACCCCCTGCGGCTACCGCAGACAGCCTACCCTGGCAGATCGAATGGCCATCGCAAGAGCACCTCAGTCTCTCTTACGAAGCTCACTTCACTAGACGGGGTCTGCATATCTTCACGGCTGCCCATCTTTTGGTGCATTCTCAGTTAGGCCTGTGGCAGCGACTCTATCGGGTAGGCCCCACCAGCGAGACCCGCTGTTACCCCAACTACGAACCCGTCGTCCGCTTTGCCCTCCTCGCCACGGCCAACCGCGAAGAACAAATGGGCATCGTCAAACGCCGCCGTAGTGGAGCCACGCTGGATTTCCACCAGCTCCGCGAATACCAAGATGGCGATGTCCTCTCTCGCGTGGATTGGAAGGCCACCTCTCGCCGTCAAGTTCTCGTCAGCCGAGAGTATGAAGAACAGCGGAATCAAAGCATCATCCTCGTCCCCGACTGCGGCCGCCGCATGCGTGCCATGGATGGAGAGCTCACTCAGTTTGATCACTGTCTCAATGCCATGCTCCTCATCGCCTACATCGCCCTCCGGCAGGGTGACGAAGTTGGCGTGACCGGTTTTGGCGGCAGCCAGCGGTGGCTCAAGCCCGTCAAAGGTTCCGCTGCCATGCCCACTTTGCTGAACCATTTGTATGACTACGAAACCACCACCGAGCCAAGCGACTTCATTGAAGCTGCCGAGCGCGTGATGGGCTTGCAAAAGCGCCGCGCACTCATCATCCTGCTCACCAATCTCCGCACCGAGGACACCTCCCACCTCGCCCGTGCCGTGGCCCTCCTGCAAAAGCGCCATCTTGTCCTCGTCGCCACACTTCGCGAGGCTGAGATTGAAACCCGAATTGATCAGCCCATCACCCATCTCCATGACGCCCTCAGCTATGGTGCCCTGTGCCACTACCAGCAACAGCGCGAACACCTCCTCCATTCCCTGCGGACCAACCGTATCGTTACAGTGGATGAAACGGCACAAAATCTTCCTATTGCCCTGGCCAATCGTTACCTCGACCTCAAAGCCGCAGGTCGTATCTAG
- a CDS encoding AAA family ATPase — MPEASRTLELLKQIRLAVEQVFVGQTEVIHQVLAALLAGGHVLLEGKPGLGKTHLVLALSRTFGATFRRIQFTPDMMPSDVTGHTLYDLGNQSFRVRFGPVFTQLLLADEINRAPAKTQSALLEVMQEAQVTIDGETHALTPPFMTFATQNPIEQEGTYPLPEAQLDRFLIKVIIDYPSAQQEAWIVKSVASAASGRGLSAEQLQPVCTTADILRAQAETAAVEAVESVVTYAVNLTRATRTHGAIALGAGTRGAISLVRLAKAYALLEGRHYITPGDVKRAALPVLRHRISLTPEVTISGQSVDQVLDTVIRSVEAPRA; from the coding sequence ATGCCCGAAGCCTCGCGCACACTGGAACTCCTGAAGCAGATACGGCTTGCGGTGGAGCAGGTTTTTGTCGGCCAGACCGAAGTCATTCACCAAGTGCTGGCGGCCCTTTTGGCTGGTGGTCATGTGCTGCTCGAGGGCAAACCCGGGCTGGGCAAAACGCACCTCGTGCTGGCCCTCTCCCGCACCTTTGGGGCCACCTTTCGGCGTATCCAGTTTACCCCAGACATGATGCCTTCAGACGTCACGGGGCATACCCTCTATGATCTGGGAAACCAGAGTTTTCGTGTCCGTTTCGGTCCGGTATTCACTCAGTTGCTGTTGGCCGATGAAATCAATCGCGCCCCCGCAAAGACCCAGTCTGCCCTCCTCGAAGTGATGCAGGAAGCTCAGGTGACCATCGATGGCGAGACACATGCGCTCACCCCGCCGTTCATGACCTTCGCCACGCAAAACCCGATCGAACAAGAAGGCACTTACCCTCTTCCCGAGGCTCAGTTGGACCGCTTTCTGATCAAGGTGATCATCGATTACCCCAGCGCCCAACAAGAAGCTTGGATCGTGAAATCGGTAGCCTCAGCCGCCTCAGGCCGTGGCCTATCTGCCGAACAGCTTCAGCCCGTCTGCACCACTGCGGACATCCTACGCGCCCAGGCTGAAACCGCCGCTGTCGAGGCCGTGGAAAGTGTGGTCACCTATGCGGTGAATCTCACCCGCGCCACCCGCACCCATGGGGCCATCGCCCTCGGTGCAGGCACGCGTGGGGCCATCAGCCTCGTGCGTCTGGCAAAAGCCTACGCACTCCTCGAAGGCCGCCATTATATCACTCCAGGCGATGTTAAACGCGCCGCCCTCCCCGTGCTCCGTCACCGCATCTCCCTCACTCCTGAGGTCACCATCTCCGGCCAAAGTGTGGACCAAGTACTCGATACCGTGATCCGCAGCGTAGAAGCTCCCCGCGCATAA
- a CDS encoding M16 family metallopeptidase gives MIFRLTCALFLLCFSATAQWPQDTSDLKADPKATFGSLKNGLRYVILPNVEPPGRASIRIYMDVGSLMEEDDQQGMAHYLEHMAFNGSRHFPGGEMVEYFQRLGMGFGADTNAHTSFKETVYMLELPKVETKMLGEGMQLFRDYLDGMALGEKEIDKERGIILSEKLSRDSIDYRTMLEGYKFALPDSLLPNRLPIGTEETIKTMQKARFVEFYNKWYTPERAVIVAVGDFKDVEAVKAEIEKNFADAKAKSPNPADPSLGKISTGRGLIAKLHTEMEAKAVDISVEMLRPAKNKPDTAASRREKMVRDLADEMINQRLSKLAKAEGAPFLSGESYSYEYLEFVEVIGIMGQCAPDQWKAALTLLETEIRRAVQHGFTEAEFEEAKASLLKTVELRAAQADSRKSRDLASGVVSILASKKVFTHPSDDLARVKEALASLKKEECHTALAETWKGDDVQIFVGGNLKLEGDSAEQIKAVYRESQSKPVEAPKQEETAAFAYTTFGTPGKVVQESIVKELELTQATFENNVRVNIKPTPFEKGTVRVTINFGGGKLSTPADQQGIIPFAQSTFIMGGLKEHSVDDIRRIFASKSVGTDFAVGDEAFMLSGRTTPGDLEAQLQLLTAYMTAPGYREEAARQFQKNLEPMYVQLQHTAEGIMADKVVAYIHSDDPRFGFPPITTIQKRNLAELEAWLKKPLTEDYVEVSIVGDVEPKAVLESLSKTLGALPKRADKPKYEKERIVPFPQGPVTKDIAFDTEIPKAIAALYWPTGDMLDIQRTRRLTLLGSVLDDRLRIKVREELGETYSPACYHVASDTFTGYGYMTAMIECKPEQAAPITELVVKIAAEVAAGPISDDEFERAQKPLMTQLEQMRRDNRYWSQNVVRNCQEHPERIEWAKNLLSDFEGIKKEEIQALAKEFLQANRAVAVKVLPKEKK, from the coding sequence ATGATCTTTCGTCTTACCTGTGCCCTGTTCCTCCTCTGTTTCTCTGCGACCGCCCAGTGGCCGCAAGATACCAGCGACCTGAAAGCTGATCCGAAGGCGACCTTTGGCAGCCTGAAAAACGGGCTACGCTATGTCATCCTGCCGAATGTGGAGCCCCCAGGGCGCGCCAGCATCCGCATCTACATGGATGTGGGGTCGCTGATGGAAGAGGACGATCAGCAGGGCATGGCGCACTACCTGGAGCACATGGCCTTCAATGGCAGTCGCCATTTCCCCGGCGGTGAGATGGTGGAGTACTTCCAGCGTCTGGGCATGGGCTTCGGTGCTGATACCAATGCGCACACCTCCTTCAAAGAAACGGTGTACATGCTGGAGCTGCCCAAGGTGGAAACCAAGATGCTGGGCGAAGGCATGCAGCTTTTCCGCGATTACCTCGATGGCATGGCCCTGGGTGAAAAGGAGATCGACAAGGAACGTGGCATCATTTTGAGCGAGAAGCTGAGCCGCGACTCGATCGACTACCGCACGATGCTGGAAGGCTACAAGTTTGCCCTGCCCGATTCCCTGTTGCCGAATCGCCTGCCCATTGGCACCGAGGAGACCATCAAGACGATGCAGAAGGCGCGTTTTGTGGAGTTTTACAACAAATGGTACACCCCTGAGCGCGCTGTGATCGTGGCCGTGGGTGACTTCAAGGACGTGGAAGCCGTGAAGGCCGAGATCGAGAAAAACTTTGCCGATGCTAAAGCCAAGTCTCCCAATCCGGCGGACCCTAGCCTGGGCAAAATCAGCACCGGTCGCGGCCTCATTGCCAAGCTGCACACCGAGATGGAAGCCAAGGCCGTGGACATCTCCGTGGAGATGCTACGCCCCGCCAAAAACAAGCCCGACACCGCCGCCAGCCGCCGCGAAAAAATGGTGCGCGATCTGGCCGATGAAATGATCAACCAACGCCTGTCCAAACTGGCCAAGGCCGAGGGTGCCCCGTTCCTCAGCGGAGAGTCCTACAGCTACGAATACCTAGAGTTCGTCGAAGTGATCGGCATCATGGGCCAGTGCGCGCCAGACCAGTGGAAGGCGGCTTTGACCCTGCTGGAAACCGAGATCCGCCGCGCTGTGCAGCATGGTTTCACCGAAGCCGAATTCGAAGAAGCCAAAGCCTCCCTTCTGAAGACTGTGGAACTCCGTGCCGCCCAGGCCGACTCCCGCAAGTCACGGGATCTGGCCAGCGGCGTCGTTAGCATCCTCGCTTCCAAGAAAGTCTTCACCCATCCGTCGGATGATCTCGCACGTGTGAAGGAGGCCCTCGCCAGCTTGAAAAAAGAAGAATGCCACACCGCCCTCGCCGAAACCTGGAAGGGTGACGACGTGCAGATCTTTGTCGGTGGCAACTTGAAGCTGGAAGGCGATTCCGCCGAGCAGATCAAAGCCGTGTATCGCGAAAGCCAAAGCAAGCCTGTGGAAGCTCCGAAGCAGGAAGAGACCGCCGCTTTTGCGTACACCACCTTCGGCACACCCGGCAAGGTCGTCCAAGAGTCCATCGTGAAGGAACTCGAGCTTACCCAGGCCACCTTTGAAAACAACGTGCGCGTGAACATCAAACCCACGCCTTTTGAGAAGGGCACCGTCCGTGTGACGATCAACTTTGGCGGTGGTAAGCTCAGCACACCAGCAGATCAGCAGGGCATCATCCCCTTTGCCCAGAGCACCTTCATCATGGGTGGCCTCAAGGAACACAGCGTGGATGACATCCGCCGCATCTTCGCCAGCAAGAGTGTGGGCACCGACTTCGCCGTCGGCGATGAAGCCTTCATGCTCAGCGGTCGCACCACCCCGGGCGATCTCGAAGCCCAGTTGCAGCTCCTAACAGCTTACATGACGGCCCCCGGTTATCGTGAAGAAGCCGCACGCCAGTTCCAAAAGAACCTGGAGCCGATGTATGTCCAGCTTCAGCACACGGCTGAAGGCATCATGGCGGACAAGGTCGTGGCCTACATTCACAGCGACGATCCACGCTTTGGCTTCCCACCGATCACCACCATTCAGAAGCGCAATCTAGCCGAGTTAGAAGCCTGGCTAAAGAAGCCCCTCACCGAAGACTACGTGGAAGTTTCCATCGTCGGTGATGTGGAGCCCAAAGCCGTTCTGGAATCCCTCTCCAAGACCCTGGGCGCGCTGCCAAAACGCGCCGACAAACCCAAGTATGAAAAAGAGCGCATCGTCCCCTTCCCCCAGGGCCCCGTCACCAAGGACATCGCCTTTGATACCGAGATCCCCAAAGCCATCGCAGCCCTCTATTGGCCCACCGGCGACATGCTGGACATCCAGCGTACGCGTCGCCTGACTCTCCTCGGTTCCGTCTTGGATGACCGTCTCCGCATCAAGGTGCGTGAGGAACTGGGCGAGACCTACAGCCCTGCCTGCTATCACGTCGCCAGCGACACCTTCACTGGCTACGGTTACATGACCGCGATGATCGAGTGCAAGCCCGAGCAGGCCGCGCCCATCACCGAACTGGTGGTGAAAATCGCCGCCGAAGTCGCTGCCGGCCCCATCAGCGACGACGAGTTCGAGCGCGCCCAAAAGCCCCTCATGACCCAGCTTGAGCAGATGCGTCGCGACAACCGTTACTGGTCGCAAAACGTCGTGCGCAACTGCCAGGAACATCCCGAGCGGATCGAGTGGGCGAAGAACCTGCTCAGCGATTTCGAAGGCATCAAAAAAGAAGAGATCCAAGCTCTCGCCAAAGAGTTCCTTCAGGCGAACCGTGCCGTGGCCGTGAAAGTGCTTCCCAAGGAAAAGAAGTGA
- a CDS encoding DUF429 domain-containing protein: MPASQAKTQSLHSPRTAGVDVGGVKKGFHAVLLEGLEIVATLQSRNAEEVASWCRDQGAMAVGVDAPCCWRTPGGSARTAERQLMREGIYCFSTPTEKEARNHPRGYYEWMLQGMALHHALRRDFEIISEDQPLKNPVCFETFPQAVACVLAGRVVKAGDKRTVRRALLEEVGIQTASLRSMDLLDAALCAFTARQVMKGSFRIVGDSLSGCMILPVNPDFTQRQANPEMSLAQK, encoded by the coding sequence ATGCCAGCCTCCCAAGCCAAGACTCAATCCCTCCATTCACCACGCACTGCCGGGGTGGATGTGGGCGGTGTCAAAAAAGGCTTCCACGCGGTCTTGCTGGAGGGGCTGGAGATAGTCGCCACCCTTCAGTCCAGAAACGCGGAGGAAGTAGCAAGCTGGTGCCGAGACCAAGGAGCCATGGCCGTGGGGGTGGATGCACCCTGCTGCTGGCGAACCCCTGGAGGCAGCGCACGTACGGCGGAACGACAACTCATGAGGGAAGGCATCTACTGCTTTTCCACCCCCACGGAGAAAGAGGCGCGCAATCACCCGCGAGGTTACTATGAATGGATGCTTCAAGGCATGGCCCTGCATCACGCTTTGAGACGAGATTTTGAGATCATCAGCGAGGACCAACCGTTGAAAAATCCAGTCTGCTTTGAAACCTTTCCCCAGGCTGTGGCCTGTGTGCTGGCAGGCCGGGTGGTGAAGGCCGGAGATAAAAGAACAGTCCGGCGGGCTCTGCTTGAGGAGGTAGGCATCCAGACCGCTTCACTCCGCAGCATGGATCTTCTGGATGCAGCCCTGTGCGCATTCACCGCCCGGCAAGTCATGAAAGGCAGTTTTCGCATCGTGGGAGACTCTCTCAGTGGCTGTATGATCCTGCCCGTAAACCCTGATTTCACTCAGAGGCAGGCAAACCCGGAGATGAGTTTGGCCCAAAAGTGA
- a CDS encoding DUF5069 domain-containing protein, with the protein MKIEGIKSCYDKTRGLFYFARLCSKIRLHAAGQLPAEYHELLGQGFDGRTVRYLEVSYDDLRAQVLAGKTDEETLDWCYANGRALNDEQVLIFNSFMSKRGWHDDETDEFIPEMIRQYGFPDDGRIITDFDLIEMDEGRWTPDQWRAAWK; encoded by the coding sequence ATGAAAATCGAAGGCATCAAAAGCTGTTACGACAAGACCCGTGGCCTGTTCTACTTCGCCCGTCTTTGTTCAAAGATCCGGCTGCATGCCGCAGGCCAGCTCCCGGCGGAATATCACGAGCTTCTGGGCCAAGGTTTCGATGGCCGCACGGTCCGTTACCTGGAGGTCTCTTATGACGATTTGCGCGCCCAGGTTCTCGCGGGCAAGACCGATGAGGAAACCCTGGACTGGTGCTACGCAAACGGACGCGCCCTCAATGACGAGCAGGTGCTCATTTTCAACAGTTTCATGAGCAAGCGCGGCTGGCACGACGACGAAACCGACGAGTTCATCCCCGAGATGATCCGCCAATACGGCTTCCCCGATGACGGTCGCATCATCACCGATTTCGACCTCATCGAAATGGACGAAGGCCGCTGGACCCCAGATCAATGGCGTGCGGCTTGGAAGTAG
- a CDS encoding sugar isomerase domain-containing protein, translating into MTPAESFLDCSAALLDRVRAQLPAIQQTADLFAKTILARQMVHVFGSGHSRILVEEMWPRYGSFPGFNPIVELSLTFHNLVVGANGQRQAMFLENVSGLASRILRNFDLKAGDSALVVSSSGCNVVPVEMSEEFQRRGVKVVALISKDHAEASTSRHPAGKKLQDFADIILDTGAPIGDAMVKIEGLETPVAPGSTIGGCLIVNAVKAEVAQRLTQAGQPPKVLTAGVLVGAQKATEIFEAAYDEHARRIAPYYQGLGA; encoded by the coding sequence ATGACTCCTGCCGAATCTTTTCTCGACTGCTCTGCGGCCTTGCTTGACCGCGTTCGTGCCCAGCTTCCTGCGATCCAGCAGACGGCGGATCTGTTTGCCAAGACAATCCTGGCCAGGCAGATGGTGCATGTCTTCGGCTCGGGACACAGCCGCATTTTGGTGGAGGAAATGTGGCCGCGTTATGGCTCCTTTCCGGGCTTCAATCCCATCGTTGAGCTCAGTCTCACCTTCCACAATCTGGTCGTCGGTGCCAATGGCCAGCGGCAGGCCATGTTTCTGGAAAACGTCTCCGGCCTGGCCAGTCGCATCCTGCGCAACTTTGATCTAAAGGCAGGCGACAGCGCCCTCGTCGTCTCCTCCAGCGGTTGCAATGTCGTGCCTGTGGAGATGTCGGAAGAGTTTCAGCGACGCGGTGTCAAGGTGGTGGCGCTCATTTCCAAAGACCACGCCGAGGCCAGCACCAGCCGCCACCCGGCTGGCAAAAAGCTGCAAGATTTTGCCGACATCATTTTGGATACGGGGGCACCGATTGGCGATGCCATGGTGAAGATCGAAGGACTAGAAACACCCGTCGCTCCCGGCAGTACGATTGGCGGCTGTCTCATCGTCAATGCCGTAAAGGCGGAGGTCGCCCAGCGCCTGACCCAGGCCGGGCAGCCACCCAAGGTGCTGACGGCCGGGGTGCTAGTCGGAGCCCAAAAAGCCACGGAAATTTTTGAGGCGGCTTATGATGAACATGCGCGCCGCATTGCCCCCTACTATCAGGGTCTCGGGGCCTGA